In Silene latifolia isolate original U9 population chromosome X, ASM4854445v1, whole genome shotgun sequence, the following proteins share a genomic window:
- the LOC141620925 gene encoding (-)-germacrene D synthase-like — translation MAATAASNNSSGNLQQRQSANYDPSVWGDFFVTYVCDNKNVRVWLEEAEMLKEKVQKMLKDDFTIEHLSEKLSIIDAVERLGIAYHFETEIQDMLRRVFEHFKDENNHEHYELVTLALSFRLLRQHGYNVSTGIFNKFRGNKDGFKDFVTEDVEGMLCLYEATHLRLRGELILDKALAFTKNALELKLPSLSPSLAARVSHTLRWPVQKCLPRVGARKYISIYQEIEHHNEVLLKFAKLDFNLLQLQHQEELSIITKWWKELDVKNKLPYARDRITECYFWILGVYYEPQYALARKFAVKVIALTSVLDDTYDVYGTYEELERLTQAFERWDIHVMDELPEYMKIIYQAVLEIYSEMEEEMVKRGRSYAICYAKEAMKRLVKAYLEEAKWLVEKKVPRMEEYLRVGQSTDRVFDPKC, via the exons atggcagCAACGGCGGCATCAAACAATAGTTCAGGAAATTTGCAGCAGCGTCAGTCCGCAAATTACGATCCCTCAGTTTGGGGGGATTTCTTCGTGACATATGTCTGTGACAATAAG AATGTTCGTGTATGGCTTGAGGAAGCTGAAATGCTGAAAGAAAAAGTGCAAAAAATGCTCAAAGATGACTTCACCATTGAACATCTTAGTGAAAAGTTGAGCATTATTGATGCAGTTGAGCGTTTGGGGATTGCGTACCACTTTGAGACGGAAATTCAAGATATGTTGCGACGAGTTTTCGAGCATTTTAAGGACGAGAATAATCACGAACATTATGAACTAGTAACCTTAGCCCTTTCGTTTCGACTTCTACGACAACATGGCTACAATGTTTCAACTG GTATTTTCAATAAATTTAGGGGCAACAAAGATGGATTTAAGGACTTCGTTACTGAGGATGTAGAAGGGATGTTATGCCTATACGAAGCAACACACCTCAGGTTGCGAGGCGAACTCATATTGGATAAAGCCCTAGCGTTTACTAAGAATGCCCTTGAGCTCAAGTTACCTTCTCTTAGTCCCTCTCTAGCGGCGCGTGTATCACACACGTTGCGGTGGCCGGTTCAGAAATGTCTTCCAAGAGTAGGAGCAAGAAAATACATATCCATTTACCAAGAAATTGAGCATCACAACGAAGTTCTTCTCAAGTTTGCAAAGTTAGACTTCAACTTGCTGCAATTGCAACATCAAGAGGAGCTTAGTATTATTACAAA GTGGTGGAAAGAGCTTGATGTGAAGAATAAGTTGCCATACGCTCGTGATAGAATAACAGAGTGTTACTTTTGGATACTTGGAGTTTATTATGAGCCTCAATATGCCTTGGCCCGTAAGTTTGCTGTCAAAGTCATCGCTTTGACTTCTGTTCTTGATGATACCTATGATGTGTATGGTACATATGAAGAGCTAGAACGTCTCACACAAGCTTTCGAGAG GTGGGATATTCATGTCATGGATGAACTCCCGGAGTATATGAAGATAATTTATCAAGCAGTTCTTGAAATTTATAGCGAAATGGAGGAAGAAATGGTCAAAAGAGGGCGGTCTTATGCAATATGCTATGCAAAAGAAGCG ATGAAAAGGCTAGTGAAAGCGTATCTAGAGGAAGCAAAATGGCTTGTAGAAAAAAAGGTGCCAAGAATGGAAGAGTACTTAAGAgtagggcagagtacggatcgggtatttgatccaaagtgctaa
- the LOC141622381 gene encoding uncharacterized protein LOC141622381, with protein MEVVKGVDYRESSDYDGELSGIRCRKRDSSRSTEKRKLNKITWDGATFYSYMTYEEYAATQKEIDELLLHPPGWDDPNMYKEESAEICRECFPIIQKKFPEMSDYELVEPLYASVFNGCRIFAHLNFKAKQKGAAKSSTSTYFAEYDMIEKDISCLREIQIDPSSGYRRVCRHCHDIEGPDPFGGYVYHPDDTSSFGGAC; from the exons ATGGAAGTTGTCAAAGGTGTTGATTACCGCGAATCGAGCGATTATGATGGTGAACTTTCTGGAATTCGATGTCGAAAACGAGATAGTAGTCGATCAACTGAGAAACGTAAGCTCAATAAAATCACATG GGATGGTGCAACTTTCTATTCGTATATGACTTATGAAGAGTATGCAGCAACTCAGAAGGAAATAGATGAATTATTGCT GCATCCGCCGGGCTGGGATGATCCTAACATGTATAAGGAAGAGAGTGCAGAAATTTGTCGGGAATGTTTCCCAATAATCCAGAAAAAGTTTCCTGAG ATGTCTGATTATGAACTTGTGGAGCCCTTGTATGCATCTGTTTTCAACGGCTGCAGAATATTTGCTCATTTGAACTTTAAAGCTAAGCAGAAAGGTGCCGCAAAGTCTTCTACATCAACTTATTTTGCTGAATATGACATGATAGAAAAGGACATCAGTTGCTTACGTGAAATACAAATCGATCCTTCTTCAG GTTATCGTCGCGTTTGTCGCCACTGCCATGATATTGAAGGTCCTGATCCTTTTGGAGGTTATGTTTACCATCCGGATGATACTAGCTCATTTGGTGGTGCTTGTTGA